A region from the Rhodamnia argentea isolate NSW1041297 chromosome 7, ASM2092103v1, whole genome shotgun sequence genome encodes:
- the LOC115741893 gene encoding aluminum-activated malate transporter 8-like, with product MWAVLTVAVVFEFTVGATLSKGLNRGFATFSAGALGVGAQHLACLFGEEGEPVVLGFLVFLLAGTATFTRFFPQIKARYDYGVLIFILTFSMVSISGYRVEKLLELAQERLSTIVIGGATCIIVSIFICPVWAGEDLHKLIILHLEKLALFLEGFGSEYFQSVNEDEAVISTGEETFLLGYKSILTSKNMEESLANFARWEPGHGHFRFCHPWKQYLKIGALARRCAYQIEALNGHLNSDLQAPPSFKKRIQEPCMKITSESSKALGMLVSAIKLTTDPSLASLYLHNSEVAVDNLKILLKTTPLEDTELLSIVPAATVASVLIQVVRCVEEIYEAVNELAHLAKFKSPPKLKVPLEKPQAQLLLHRGVAKPVVDVAGDNGDVVVTVLDDKTPEDENDSREHNPDQSVKL from the exons ATGTGGGCTGTGCTCACGGTCGCCGTCGTCTTCGAATTCACCGTTG GTGCCACCCTAAGCAAAGGTCTGAATAGAGGTTTTGCAACATTCTCCGCTGGTGCTTTAGGTGTTGGCGCACAGCATCTAGCATGTCTTTTTGGAGAGGAAGGAGAGCCCGTTGTCCTGGGGTTCCTCGTTTTCTTACTAG CTGGAACAGCTACGTTTACCAGATTCTTTCCCCAGATAAAGGCAAGATACGACTACGGTGTCCTGATATTCATCCTCACGTTCAGTATGGTGTCCATCTCGGGCTATCGAGTCGAGAAGCTGCTCGAGCTAGCTCAAGAGAGGCTCTCGACGATAGTAATAGGAGGAGCGACCTGCATAATcgtgtccattttcatttgccCGGTCTGGGCCGGCGAAGATCTTCACAAGCTCATCATCCTGCACCTGGAAAAGCTTGCCCTTTTCCTCGAAg GATTTGGAAGTGAATATTTCCAATCGGTGAATGAAGATGAAGCTGTGATCTCCACAGGTGAGGAGACATTCCTTCTGGGGTATAAGAGCATTCTTACATCCAAGAACATGGAAGAATCATTG GCGAACTTCGCAAGATGGGAGCCAGGACACGGGCACTTCCGGTTCTGCCACCCGTGGAAGCAGTACTTGAAGATCGGAGCACTCGCCCGTCGATGCGCTTACCAAATCGAAGCTCTCAATGGCCACCTCAACTCTGACCTCCAA GCGCCGCCGTCATTTAAGAAGAGAATTCAGGAACCATGCATGAAGATTACTTCGGAATCGAGCAAGGCGTTGGGGATGCTCGTCTCGGCCATTAAACTCACCACAGACCCGTCCCTGGCAAGCCTCTACCTGCACAACTCCGAAGTCGCAGTCGACAACCTCAAGATTCTGCTCAAAACCACGCCATTGGAGGACACGGAACTGCTTTCGATTGTCCCAGCCGCTACCGTTGCTTCCGTATTGATTCAGGTGGTGAGGTGCGTTGAAGAAATCTACGAAGCCGTCAACGAGCTTGCCCACTTGGCAAAATTCAAGAGCCCGCCGAAACTGAAGGTGCCGCTGGAGAAACCGCAAGCGCAATTGCTGCTACATCGAGGGGTCGCGAAACCGGTTGTCGATGTTGCTGGAGACAACGGCGATGTAGTAGTCACGGTGCTTGATGACAAAACTCCAGAGGATGAAAATGATTCTCGAGAACATAATCCTGACCAATCCGTGAAACTGTAA